The following proteins are co-located in the Mesorhizobium australicum WSM2073 genome:
- a CDS encoding YMGG-like glycine zipper-containing protein yields MIIKKAILAVLIIAALAGCETQTEGQQRATTGALVGGAGGALLGQAIGGNTKSTVIGAASGALLGAVVGSATTPQRREDQQCRYQDRYGRIYIAPCDDRYYNGNY; encoded by the coding sequence ATGATCATCAAGAAGGCCATCCTGGCAGTGCTTATCATCGCAGCCCTTGCCGGCTGCGAAACGCAGACCGAGGGCCAGCAACGGGCCACCACCGGCGCGCTCGTCGGCGGCGCTGGCGGCGCGCTGCTTGGCCAGGCGATCGGCGGCAACACCAAGAGCACCGTGATCGGCGCCGCCAGCGGCGCCTTGCTCGGCGCCGTCGTTGGCTCGGCCACCACCCCGCAACGCCGCGAAGATCAGCAATGCCGCTACCAGGATCGCTACGGCCGCATCTATATCGCGCCCTGCGACGACCGGTATTACAATGGCAATTATTGA
- a CDS encoding HD domain-containing protein — protein MFKALLNHRDDSRDQKIALQRSSGVRLPVTAERLLLPCGPETLLTARAFATPGLRSNLMLQAARTALRLSFSALVTLFVSQLLAKSVSLYLLSAVVAVLALDMIDMRMPFTHGHSRMVAELAEGAGTAVGLPIPDIRALRWSGCIHDIGELVVPVATWMRNGPLSVRERDAAQLHA, from the coding sequence ATGTTCAAAGCTCTTTTGAATCACCGCGACGATAGCCGAGACCAGAAAATTGCGCTCCAGCGATCTTCCGGTGTTCGCCTCCCAGTCACAGCCGAGCGTCTGCTCCTGCCCTGTGGTCCAGAAACACTACTCACCGCCAGAGCATTCGCCACACCGGGTTTGCGTTCAAACCTGATGTTGCAGGCAGCACGGACAGCGCTGCGGCTTTCGTTCAGCGCCTTGGTGACCCTGTTCGTGAGCCAATTGTTGGCCAAGAGTGTGAGCCTGTACCTTTTGAGCGCCGTCGTCGCTGTTCTTGCACTCGACATGATCGACATGCGAATGCCGTTCACGCATGGCCATTCGCGGATGGTTGCGGAGCTGGCCGAGGGCGCGGGGACGGCGGTCGGGCTGCCTATTCCTGACATCCGAGCGCTGCGCTGGTCGGGCTGCATCCATGACATCGGCGAACTCGTGGTGCCGGTAGCGACCTGGATGCGGAACGGTCCACTGTCGGTGCGCGAACGCGACGCGGCACAACTGCACGCCTAG
- the hemA gene encoding 5-aminolevulinate synthase, with protein MNYQRFFEEAIDQLHAERRYRVFADLERIAGKFPRAVWRSNGRAEEITVWCSNDYLGMGQHPDVIAAFQNAAGKMGSGAGGTRNISGTSNPLVELEHELADLHGKEAALVFTSGFVSNEASISTIARLLPNCLIISDELNHASMIEGVRRSGAEKKIFRHNDVAHLESLLQTAGRERAKLIVFESVYSMDGDIAPIKEIVELAERYNAMTYIDEVHAVGMYGPRGGGITEREGLADRIDIIEGTLAKAFGTLGGYITGTSAVIDAVRSYAPGFIFTTALPPAIAAAATTSIRHLKRSQAERDAQQQQASRTKQILSAAGLPVMESPTHIVPVLVGDPELCKMASDRLLGVHGIYIQPINYPTVPRGTERLRITPTPFHSDALIAELQDALVETWDALGIPYGSAGRPSVAKSDRIIPLLVQQSGG; from the coding sequence ATGAACTATCAGCGGTTTTTCGAGGAAGCGATCGATCAGCTCCATGCCGAGCGTCGCTACCGCGTCTTCGCCGACCTGGAGCGTATCGCGGGCAAGTTTCCGCGCGCCGTCTGGCGTTCCAACGGCCGCGCCGAGGAAATCACCGTCTGGTGCTCCAACGACTATCTCGGCATGGGCCAGCATCCTGACGTGATCGCCGCGTTCCAGAATGCGGCCGGCAAGATGGGTTCGGGCGCCGGTGGCACCCGCAACATCTCCGGCACGTCCAACCCGCTGGTCGAGCTCGAGCATGAGCTTGCCGACCTGCATGGCAAGGAGGCGGCACTCGTCTTCACCTCCGGTTTCGTCTCCAACGAAGCCTCGATCTCGACCATAGCGCGGCTTTTGCCCAATTGCCTGATCATCTCGGACGAACTGAACCATGCCTCGATGATCGAAGGCGTGCGGCGCTCGGGCGCCGAGAAAAAGATCTTCCGCCACAATGACGTCGCGCATCTGGAAAGCCTGCTGCAGACCGCGGGGCGCGAACGCGCCAAGCTGATCGTCTTCGAAAGCGTCTATTCGATGGATGGCGACATCGCGCCGATCAAGGAGATCGTCGAACTTGCCGAACGCTACAACGCCATGACCTATATCGACGAGGTCCACGCCGTCGGCATGTACGGACCGCGCGGCGGCGGCATCACCGAGCGCGAAGGCCTGGCCGACCGCATCGACATCATCGAAGGCACGCTGGCCAAGGCGTTCGGCACGCTGGGCGGCTACATTACCGGCACCAGCGCCGTCATCGACGCGGTGCGCTCCTACGCGCCGGGCTTCATCTTCACCACCGCGCTGCCGCCGGCGATCGCCGCGGCCGCCACCACCTCGATCCGTCACCTGAAGCGCTCGCAGGCCGAGCGCGACGCCCAGCAGCAGCAGGCGAGCCGAACCAAGCAGATCCTGTCGGCGGCCGGTCTGCCGGTGATGGAATCGCCGACACATATCGTGCCGGTGCTGGTTGGCGATCCTGAACTCTGCAAGATGGCGAGCGACCGCCTGCTCGGCGTCCACGGCATCTACATCCAGCCGATCAACTACCCGACGGTGCCACGCGGTACCGAACGGCTGCGCATCACGCCGACGCCGTTCCATTCCGATGCGCTGATCGCCGAACTGCAGGACGCGCTGGTCGAAACCTGGGACGCGCTCGGCATCCCCTACGGTTCGGCGGGACGGCCTTCAGTGGCCAAGAGCGACCGTATCATTCCACTGCTGGTGCAGCAGTCAGGCGGCTGA
- a CDS encoding helix-turn-helix domain-containing protein has product MHAYTSSRIALPSQSAQVGVPGALDGAAPQPISFYPAGSEIYAQGEKAGAFYQIEFGAVRVYRLLSDGRRQISAFHLAGETFGFEADSTHHFFAEAINATGVRAIRLAADADVSRQLLPLALKGLTRAQEHLLVLGRQTAVERVAAFLLDMAERQGGLDPVELPMSRLDIGDYLGLTIETVSRVFTKLKDKGMIRLHGLRNVEIVKHDTLRNISE; this is encoded by the coding sequence ATGCACGCCTACACCTCATCCCGAATCGCACTGCCTTCACAATCCGCTCAAGTCGGCGTGCCTGGGGCACTCGACGGCGCCGCACCGCAGCCGATCAGCTTTTATCCCGCGGGTTCGGAAATCTATGCCCAGGGCGAGAAGGCTGGCGCCTTCTACCAGATCGAATTCGGCGCGGTCCGTGTCTATCGCCTGCTTTCCGACGGTCGCAGGCAAATCAGCGCCTTCCATCTTGCCGGCGAGACGTTCGGTTTCGAGGCGGACTCGACGCATCATTTCTTCGCTGAAGCCATCAACGCGACGGGCGTCCGCGCTATTCGGCTTGCGGCTGATGCGGACGTATCACGTCAGTTGCTGCCGCTTGCCCTGAAGGGGCTGACGCGGGCACAGGAACACCTCCTCGTCCTTGGCCGCCAGACCGCCGTCGAGCGTGTCGCGGCATTCCTCTTGGATATGGCAGAGCGTCAAGGCGGCTTGGACCCGGTCGAACTGCCGATGTCGAGGTTGGACATTGGCGACTATCTTGGCCTCACGATCGAGACCGTATCGCGCGTGTTCACCAAATTGAAGGACAAGGGCATGATCCGGCTGCACGGCCTGCGCAACGTCGAGATCGTCAAACATGACACCCTGCGCAACATCAGCGAATGA
- a CDS encoding universal stress protein produces MNLVSTGRACRSKFLTYRNEGSASFRYPLFSTIGRQRMGAAIMPFKTILAVTGTDLGNSDIKLAAGLCEQIGAHLSVLIAGLAPSLPLLGVDVVSDIWLQERDRDIERLQARAAAVSKLLCDSSLSIDIASEFSEHVWANEAIGRRARYADLAVFGPAMLAGQALREKALEGLLFSSCTPLLLVPAGSTPTLRPKRVLIGWDAGVEASRAARASLELLRGAQEVHVVLIDPVEKDQGAEPGADVAAYLSRNGVRVTVDRLPSLGLPIAEVLSQHAIDRSADILVAGAYGHSRARERMFGGVTKSLLENPQLPILMAH; encoded by the coding sequence GTGAATCTCGTCAGCACGGGTCGCGCCTGTCGATCGAAGTTCTTGACTTATCGCAATGAAGGAAGCGCGTCGTTCCGCTACCCGTTGTTCTCGACGATTGGACGACAACGAATGGGAGCGGCCATCATGCCTTTCAAAACGATATTGGCCGTCACGGGAACCGACTTGGGGAACAGCGACATCAAGCTCGCCGCCGGCCTCTGTGAGCAGATAGGCGCGCATCTTTCCGTGCTTATTGCAGGCCTTGCCCCTTCCTTGCCACTTTTGGGCGTCGATGTGGTTTCCGATATCTGGCTACAAGAGCGGGATCGCGATATCGAGCGCTTGCAGGCTAGGGCCGCGGCAGTGTCGAAGCTGCTTTGCGATAGCTCACTCTCCATCGACATTGCCAGTGAGTTTTCCGAACATGTGTGGGCCAACGAAGCGATCGGCCGGCGCGCCCGTTATGCAGATCTGGCTGTGTTCGGCCCTGCTATGCTGGCCGGCCAAGCCTTGAGGGAGAAGGCCCTCGAAGGGCTTCTATTCTCTTCATGTACGCCATTGCTGCTTGTGCCGGCAGGCTCAACCCCCACCTTGAGGCCCAAGCGGGTCCTGATCGGCTGGGACGCGGGGGTCGAGGCTTCACGCGCCGCCAGGGCATCACTCGAATTGCTGAGGGGCGCGCAAGAAGTGCATGTGGTGTTGATTGATCCAGTCGAAAAAGATCAGGGGGCGGAACCAGGTGCTGATGTTGCTGCCTACCTTTCCCGAAACGGTGTGAGGGTTACGGTCGACCGCCTGCCTTCTCTTGGCCTTCCCATTGCAGAAGTGTTGAGCCAACACGCAATCGACAGGTCTGCCGATATTTTGGTTGCCGGTGCCTATGGTCATTCGAGGGCGCGCGAGCGCATGTTCGGTGGCGTCACCAAGTCATTGCTTGAAAACCCTCAGCTCCCCATCCTGATGGCCCATTAG
- a CDS encoding pyridoxamine 5'-phosphate oxidase family protein, translating to MLVRTLSALECTKLLATNRVAHLACAKDGKPYVVPIYYAHADNHLYAFSMPGRKIDYMRANPQVSVQVGEHGEGRKWKSVIVEGHFEELPDRIGHKLERDHAWEVLSKHTHWWEPGALKPVTPPVSDNVPHVFFRIVVQEVSGREALD from the coding sequence ATGCTCGTTCGAACGCTTTCGGCCCTGGAGTGTACGAAGTTGCTGGCGACCAACCGGGTGGCCCATCTGGCTTGCGCGAAGGACGGAAAGCCCTACGTCGTTCCGATCTACTACGCGCATGCCGACAACCATCTCTATGCATTTTCCATGCCTGGAAGGAAGATCGACTACATGCGCGCGAACCCGCAGGTTTCCGTTCAAGTGGGCGAGCATGGCGAGGGAAGAAAATGGAAAAGCGTGATCGTCGAGGGTCATTTCGAAGAGCTGCCGGACCGCATCGGCCACAAGCTGGAGCGTGACCATGCGTGGGAAGTCTTGAGCAAGCACACTCACTGGTGGGAGCCTGGCGCGCTGAAGCCAGTCACACCACCGGTATCGGACAACGTACCTCACGTCTTCTTCAGGATAGTTGTGCAGGAAGTGTCCGGTCGGGAGGCCTTGGATTAA
- the fixJ gene encoding response regulator FixJ: MAAINLVHVVDDDVDVRKSLGFLLATADFAVRLHESATAFLSAVTDNLDGCIVSDVRMPGIDGIELLRELKTRGYKLPVIIMTGHADVALAVQAMKEGAADFIEKPFDDEVLIEAIRSALDNRSQVNATHPQSADIQRRLSTLSERERQVLEGLLSGMPNKTIAYDLGISPRTVEIHRANVMSKMGAGSLSHLVRMALIIESKS; this comes from the coding sequence ATGGCCGCCATTAATCTCGTGCATGTGGTCGACGATGACGTGGATGTCCGCAAGTCGCTCGGTTTCCTGTTGGCGACAGCGGATTTCGCGGTACGGCTGCACGAATCCGCCACGGCGTTCTTGTCTGCGGTCACGGACAATCTGGACGGCTGCATCGTATCCGATGTGCGCATGCCTGGCATCGATGGGATCGAGCTGTTGCGGGAACTCAAAACCCGCGGTTATAAACTTCCCGTCATCATTATGACGGGGCATGCCGATGTGGCGCTCGCTGTGCAGGCGATGAAGGAAGGCGCTGCCGATTTCATCGAAAAACCCTTCGACGACGAGGTGCTGATCGAGGCGATCCGCTCAGCGTTGGATAATCGCAGTCAGGTGAATGCGACCCATCCTCAATCTGCTGATATCCAACGACGTCTGTCGACCTTATCAGAACGCGAACGGCAGGTTCTCGAGGGGCTCTTATCAGGCATGCCGAACAAGACCATCGCCTATGATCTGGGCATCAGTCCGCGCACGGTTGAAATTCATCGCGCCAACGTCATGAGCAAAATGGGCGCCGGCAGTCTTTCGCATCTGGTGCGCATGGCTTTGATAATCGAATCGAAAAGCTAG
- a CDS encoding PAS domain-containing sensor histidine kinase — protein sequence MLKSVLSQMFDQAPGFMALLREPGHVFDLTNAAYQRLIGQRQVVGKSVRDALPELEGQGFYKQLDQVYKTGEPYRGRGVKVLLRNKDDEPVEERILDFVYQPIKADDGRITAIFVEGNDVSELSFANAALLLREDHLRSILATVPDAMVVIDEQGHIQSFSTAAETLFGFRASEVIGQNVKMLMPSPYRGEHDAYLHRYLATGERRIIGLGRTVTGMRKDGSTFPMELSVGEMNPGTGRFFTGFCRDLTERHRAEARIQEQQMELLHMARFTALGEMASTLAHEINQPLTAITNYLKGSRRLLEKSTEENAPMLRDAVEKAAEQALRAGEVIRHLRDFVARGESERQVERLPALIDEASSLALVGAREMDLKVSYNLDPAAELVLTDRIQIQQVLLNLMRNAVEAMQGAERRELQIMTVTRADGMAEVSVIDTGTGLSPEVSAQLFQPFVTTKKQGMGVGLSICRTIVESHGGHIWAEPMPSGGTAFRFTLRIVEKEEVANGRH from the coding sequence ATGCTTAAATCAGTGTTGTCACAGATGTTCGACCAGGCCCCGGGTTTCATGGCCTTGTTGCGCGAACCGGGCCACGTCTTCGACCTGACCAACGCGGCCTATCAGCGCCTCATCGGACAGCGCCAAGTCGTCGGAAAATCTGTTCGGGATGCTTTGCCGGAGCTCGAAGGGCAAGGTTTTTATAAACAGCTCGACCAAGTGTACAAGACTGGCGAACCTTACCGGGGCCGCGGGGTCAAGGTCCTCCTGAGAAACAAGGACGACGAACCGGTCGAAGAGCGCATCCTGGATTTCGTCTACCAGCCCATCAAGGCCGATGATGGCCGCATCACAGCCATCTTTGTCGAAGGCAACGACGTCAGCGAACTTTCCTTTGCCAACGCCGCCCTGCTGTTGCGCGAAGACCATTTGCGGTCGATCCTGGCAACGGTACCCGACGCAATGGTCGTGATAGATGAACAGGGCCACATTCAGTCTTTCAGCACCGCTGCCGAAACGTTGTTCGGTTTTCGGGCGAGCGAGGTCATCGGCCAGAATGTAAAAATGTTGATGCCGTCTCCCTATCGCGGCGAGCACGACGCCTATTTGCACCGTTATCTCGCGACAGGAGAGCGCCGGATCATTGGGCTCGGCCGCACCGTTACAGGTATGCGCAAGGACGGCTCAACCTTCCCGATGGAGCTCTCCGTCGGAGAGATGAACCCGGGCACCGGACGGTTCTTTACCGGCTTTTGCCGTGACTTGACTGAGCGTCACCGGGCGGAAGCGCGCATCCAGGAGCAGCAGATGGAGCTTCTTCATATGGCGCGCTTTACCGCTCTGGGAGAGATGGCCTCCACCTTGGCCCACGAGATCAACCAGCCGCTCACTGCCATCACCAATTACCTGAAAGGCAGCCGCAGACTGCTTGAAAAGAGCACGGAAGAGAATGCCCCGATGCTTCGCGACGCGGTCGAGAAGGCGGCGGAGCAGGCTCTTCGGGCTGGAGAAGTCATTCGCCACCTTCGCGACTTTGTGGCTAGGGGCGAAAGTGAGCGCCAGGTCGAACGGCTGCCCGCGTTGATCGACGAGGCCTCATCCCTGGCGCTCGTCGGCGCGAGGGAAATGGACCTGAAGGTCTCTTACAACCTTGACCCTGCCGCCGAACTCGTGCTCACCGATCGCATCCAGATCCAGCAGGTTCTGCTGAACCTGATGCGCAACGCGGTGGAAGCCATGCAAGGCGCGGAGAGACGCGAGTTGCAGATTATGACCGTCACGCGAGCAGATGGCATGGCCGAAGTGAGCGTGATCGATACGGGAACCGGTCTTTCGCCCGAGGTTTCCGCCCAGCTTTTCCAACCCTTTGTCACGACCAAGAAGCAAGGTATGGGTGTCGGGCTATCCATTTGCCGCACCATCGTCGAGTCGCACGGCGGTCACATCTGGGCCGAGCCAATGCCCTCTGGGGGAACAGCTTTTCGGTTCACCTTGCGGATTGTCGAAAAGGAAGAGGTCGCCAATGGCCGCCATTAA
- a CDS encoding universal stress protein: MSYKSIAVNLAVDGSPAPIVKVAIDLADRFGGRLIGLAAADVPPLVATGDGMVYEGEIMQIERTEIEKRLAELRAEFERLVPASIRSEWGQAICSPTRFLSVSARAADLIVTGSDIGENVFRAVDIGSLVLGAGRPVLVAAKNVEHVPARIILVAWKDTREARRAISDALPLLAKAKEVVVATMDTDSDGSIRDSLADVAAFLELHRVETRTEVIVGKGDGDQLSAIARSIQADLIVSGAYGHSRLREWAFGGVTRTLLEDNGISRFLSY; this comes from the coding sequence ATGTCGTACAAGTCAATTGCCGTAAATCTCGCAGTGGATGGGTCCCCTGCGCCAATTGTGAAGGTCGCCATCGATCTTGCGGATCGATTTGGCGGCCGTCTTATCGGTCTGGCGGCGGCAGATGTGCCGCCGCTGGTCGCGACCGGCGATGGCATGGTCTACGAAGGCGAGATCATGCAAATTGAGCGAACGGAGATTGAAAAGCGGCTTGCCGAACTGCGCGCCGAATTCGAGCGGCTGGTTCCGGCCTCGATCAGAAGTGAATGGGGCCAAGCAATTTGCAGCCCGACCCGCTTCCTCTCTGTCTCAGCGCGAGCAGCCGATCTGATCGTGACAGGCAGTGACATCGGAGAAAATGTCTTTCGCGCCGTGGATATCGGCAGCCTCGTACTCGGCGCCGGCCGCCCGGTCCTGGTCGCGGCGAAGAATGTCGAACATGTTCCGGCAAGAATCATTCTGGTTGCGTGGAAGGATACTAGGGAGGCCAGGCGCGCGATCTCGGATGCCTTGCCGCTTCTGGCCAAGGCCAAGGAAGTAGTCGTCGCAACCATGGACACCGATTCCGACGGCAGCATTCGCGACAGTCTGGCCGATGTCGCGGCCTTCCTCGAATTGCATCGCGTCGAGACACGAACGGAGGTGATCGTCGGGAAAGGGGATGGCGATCAGCTGTCGGCGATCGCGCGTTCCATTCAGGCGGACCTGATCGTTTCCGGAGCGTATGGCCACAGCCGGCTGCGCGAATGGGCATTTGGCGGCGTCACGCGAACGCTGCTCGAAGACAACGGCATCAGCCGCTTCCTTTCCTATTGA
- a CDS encoding cation-transporting P-type ATPase — translation MVTRQPRAVAPLQSSAAGLTTVEAEARLAKIGRNTPTSQSGSSALSVFGQQFRSPLVLILIFAAIVSAFVGDGQEAAIIALIVLTSCS, via the coding sequence TTGGTCACTCGACAGCCCCGAGCTGTTGCACCGCTGCAATCGTCGGCGGCCGGGCTCACGACCGTCGAAGCCGAAGCGCGACTCGCCAAAATCGGTCGAAACACTCCGACATCGCAATCCGGCTCATCGGCGCTCAGTGTGTTCGGCCAGCAATTTCGCAGCCCGCTCGTTCTCATCCTGATTTTTGCCGCCATCGTTTCGGCGTTCGTTGGAGATGGCCAAGAGGCCGCGATCATCGCTCTGATCGTGCTGACAAGCTGCTCCTGA
- a CDS encoding cation-transporting P-type ATPase: MRDQSERSVDAQDIVPGDIIRLSAGNLIPADGVLLETCEFKCQRGCAHRRDVSGGEDTWPVGAVAQRWNAVFTGTSVRSGTATMLVTNTGSHTEFASIAAALEKGFDIRKSDGSLDPSGPRPERCMR; the protein is encoded by the coding sequence TTGCGCGACCAATCCGAGCGTTCCGTTGATGCCCAGGACATCGTGCCAGGCGACATTATCCGGCTCTCGGCCGGGAACCTGATCCCAGCGGACGGTGTCCTCCTCGAAACCTGTGAATTTAAATGTCAGCGAGGCTGTGCTCACCGGCGAGACGTTTCCGGCGGTGAAGACACCTGGCCGGTCGGCGCCGTCGCGCAGCGCTGGAACGCGGTATTCACAGGCACATCGGTTCGCAGCGGGACCGCCACCATGCTGGTGACGAACACCGGAAGCCACACCGAATTCGCCTCCATCGCAGCGGCGCTCGAAAAAGGATTTGACATCCGCAAGTCCGACGGCTCGCTCGACCCCTCAGGCCCCAGACCAGAAAGGTGCATGCGCTGA
- a CDS encoding VIT1/CCC1 transporter family protein → MSRLHAENHLVSRIGWLRAAVLGANDGIVSTASLIIGVAAANAATANVLVAGIAGLVAGAMSMAAGEYVSVSSQADTEQADLAREREELVTQPDFERQELAQIYIQRGVEPHLALQVADQLMAKDALGAHARDELGISETTAARPILAALASAAAFSIGAIMPLAMVLLSSPSRLVAVVSIASLLFLAVLGAIGAKAGGANVLKATSRVTFWGALAMALTAGIGAVVGTAV, encoded by the coding sequence ATGTCACGACTTCATGCTGAAAACCACCTTGTCTCGCGCATCGGCTGGCTGCGTGCCGCGGTGCTCGGCGCGAACGATGGCATCGTCTCGACCGCAAGCCTGATTATTGGCGTTGCCGCCGCCAACGCCGCCACCGCCAATGTCCTGGTGGCGGGCATAGCGGGGCTGGTTGCCGGCGCCATGTCGATGGCCGCCGGCGAGTATGTATCCGTCAGCTCCCAGGCCGACACTGAGCAGGCGGATCTTGCCCGCGAGCGAGAAGAATTGGTGACGCAACCGGATTTCGAGCGGCAGGAGCTTGCGCAGATTTATATCCAGCGCGGAGTTGAGCCCCATCTGGCACTGCAGGTCGCCGATCAGCTGATGGCCAAGGATGCGCTCGGCGCCCATGCCCGTGACGAGCTTGGTATTTCCGAGACAACGGCTGCAAGACCGATCCTGGCCGCGCTGGCTTCGGCAGCGGCGTTTTCCATCGGTGCGATCATGCCGCTGGCGATGGTCCTGCTGTCATCGCCGTCCCGACTTGTCGCGGTCGTTTCGATTGCATCCCTGTTGTTCCTGGCGGTGCTGGGCGCGATCGGTGCGAAGGCCGGGGGCGCCAACGTGCTGAAGGCAACATCACGCGTGACGTTCTGGGGAGCGTTGGCAATGGCGCTGACGGCGGGCATTGGTGCCGTTGTCGGTACGGCCGTCTAG